CCGGCTGCCGTTCCCGCACAACTTCCACGACCCGCTGGAAGGCAAGCCGCGTTCGCAGGCCCGGCGCCGCGGCCGCGTCCCGCCGGGCTCGGTCACGGACGAGGAATTCCGCACCGTGATGCGCTACTACTACGCGCTCGTCACCCACGTCGACCGGCAGATCGGGCGCCTGGTCGCGGCGCTCGAACGGGCCGGGCGCCTCGACCGCACCATCTTCGTGGTGAACAGCGACCACGGCGAGATGCTCGGCAACCACGGCTTCGTGGAGAAGGCGCTGATGTACGAGGAGTCGGTGCGCGTGCCGTGCCTGATCTCCTGGCCGGAGGCGATACCGGCCGGGCAGCGCGTCACGACTCCGTTCGGCGGGGTGGACCTGGTCCCCACCCTGCTCGGCCTCGCCGGGGCGCCCGCGCCCGCCTCCCTGGAAGGCCGGTCGATGGCGCCCGCGATCATGGCCGGCGCCGTCCCCGAGCCGGCTCCCGTGTTCGCGGAGGTCGCCGGCGCCGCGGCGATCTACGAGGGCGACCGCGACCCGGCCCAGCTCGCCGCCCACGTCATGGTGGTCGCGGACCGCTGGAAGTACGTGTGGAACCGCTTCGAGATCGATGAACTGTACGACCTCGCTGGCGACCCGGCGGAGATGCACAACCGGGCGCAGTCGCCGTCGTGCGCAGAACGCGTGGCCGGGATGCGGCGGCTCATCGTCGCCATGCTGGAGCGCAACGGTCCCGGCTGGTACGACTGGTGCACCCAACTTCCACACGCCGGGCGTGCCGGGCTTGCCCGGCTACAACCTGTTCCTGCCGATCCCGTTCAGCCGCTCGTGCCGCATCGTCTGGACACATAATTATGTTACTACAAATGGATTGCAGCTCCTCCCTACCTCGGCGGCCGAATTATCTCCGATCGCTTGTTGACAATTTCGGAAAAAGCTGTATTGTCCGGGCACGCGACTTGGCGTGAAGGTTTCATGCGATTGATTACGACTACCAGTGCACAACAACACCGCATTCACTTTGAGACGAGGAAGGGTACCCCTATTGTCAACTCCCAGTCGCCGGTCATCGCAGCGTG
The sequence above is drawn from the Spirochaetaceae bacterium genome and encodes:
- a CDS encoding sulfatase-like hydrolase/transferase, producing the protein MSARPDIVWVMCDQLRWDAVGYAGNPAARTPNIDRLAERGAWFESAYCASPLCSPARASWLTGTYPHTHRLCNNYAPSREGIDGCTLSDRCVTIADLLRQHGYACGNVGVWHLSDDAVPAHGFTDHWCCFSYVYENLPGPFFGDLEEQGIANPYALDAPGIFRYGREMPLGVLTDPRQQRTTWTVDQALAVLERDRDQPLFLLVGVKDPHPPIIPPPELLALYDPDRLPFPHNFHDPLEGKPRSQARRRGRVPPGSVTDEEFRTVMRYYYALVTHVDRQIGRLVAALERAGRLDRTIFVVNSDHGEMLGNHGFVEKALMYEESVRVPCLISWPEAIPAGQRVTTPFGGVDLVPTLLGLAGAPAPASLEGRSMAPAIMAGAVPEPAPVFAEVAGAAAIYEGDRDPAQLAAHVMVVADRWKYVWNRFEIDELYDLAGDPAEMHNRAQSPSCAERVAGMRRLIVAMLERNGPGWYDWCTQLPHAGRAGLARLQPVPADPVQPLVPHRLDT